One genomic segment of Rubripirellula amarantea includes these proteins:
- a CDS encoding Clp protease N-terminal domain-containing protein, with protein sequence MTIDDQRIDAILAISRPERATDRSRTSIRLAVESADEFADSCVDSCHILCGLFREGQGVASHILRRQFDMTRESLDAAMVARSRIDNPDERAIAPDVKIVMDSTLDFATRLNHSYFGTEHLLAGVIASSTQSATLLETLGLTHDAVEHEILGLLGHLT encoded by the coding sequence ATGACTATCGACGATCAACGCATTGACGCAATCCTTGCGATTTCTCGGCCAGAGCGTGCGACTGACCGCTCGCGAACGTCTATTCGCCTTGCTGTCGAATCTGCAGATGAGTTCGCCGACTCGTGCGTTGACTCATGCCACATTCTTTGCGGTCTATTTCGCGAGGGTCAGGGTGTTGCATCGCACATCCTCCGTCGACAATTCGATATGACCCGCGAATCGCTGGATGCGGCGATGGTTGCGCGGTCACGCATCGACAATCCAGACGAACGTGCCATCGCGCCCGACGTGAAAATCGTGATGGATTCAACGCTAGACTTTGCGACTCGACTGAATCACTCCTACTTTGGCACCGAACATTTGCTTGCCGGGGTAATTGCGTCCTCCACGCAGTCAGCCACACTGCTCGAAACGCTCGGGCTGACACATGACGCTGTCGAACATGAAATACTTGGTTTACTCGGACACCTCACGTAG